The following DNA comes from Kaistia sp. 32K.
CTGCGCCGTTTCAGCAGGCAACCCCTCCCCAAACTGGCTCCCGCCAGTTTTGACCCTCCCTCAAGGGGAGGGTTCAAGCCGTGCGTGCTTCGAGACGCCCGCTGTGCGGGCTCCTCAGCATGTTGAGATTGAGGTCTGCTGACGGGTCTTGGCCAGTCGCAGGCCTCAGCGCTTTCTAGAGATGGCCTTCCAACCCCAACATGCTGAGGAGCCGCTCGAAGAGCGGCGTCTCGAAGCACGCACGAGCGAACCCTAGGCCTTAGCCAGCCTCAGCTCCCGATCACCAGCTCCGTCCGGTCGGCCGAGAATGCCGCGCGGGTGAACTGGATCGGCTGGCCCTCGATATCGACATTGATGCTGTCGACCGTCAGCAGCAGCCTCCCCGGTGCGAGGTCCAGCCGGGTGGCCTCCTCGGCGCCGGCGGGGCGGGCCGAGATCCGCGTCTCGTGCCGGCGGTAGTCGGCGACGCCGCAGGCTTCCAGCGCCGCGGTCAAGGTATCGAACGACCGATAGGCCTCGATCAGGCCGGAAAAGCGGGGCAGCGGGAAATAGGCGCTGCCGAGCGAGATCGGCGTGCCATCGGCGTATCGAACCGTATCCATCCGCACCACTGGCGCGCCCTCGTCGATGCCGAGGGCGGCGGCGACCTGGCGATCGGCCGAGGTCGGATAGGCGTCGAGAAGCTTGCCGCCGGCCTCGCGACCGGCGCGCGAGACGTTTTCCGAAAAGCGGGTGCGGGCGCCGATCGGGTAGGGGATCGGCCGGTCCTCGACGAAGGTGCCGCGTCCCTGCGTCGCCCGCACCAGCCCGCGCGCCGCGAGCTCGGCAAGGCTGCGCCGCACCGTGTGCCGGTTGACGGCGAAGCGGACGGCAAGCTGGCTCTCGGTCGGCAATTGCATGCCGGGGCCGAGCCTGCCCGCCCGGATGTCGGCCTCGATCTCGTCGGCAATCTGCCGCCAGGCGGCGATGCCGCGTCCCCGCGCCACTTCCGTCACGCTGCTGTCGCCGCTCGGGCGCACTGTATCCGTCATCAAATCGTCACTGGACCTATTCATGGAGTTGTCTATATCATTAGACAAATCCGATGAGAAGCTTTTGATGGATTGGATCATGCCACAACAAGCGAGCGGCGCGCAGCCGATCCCCGAATCCGAGATCGCGGCCCGGCAGGCCGCGATGGCGACCTTGACCGGCGCCTCCCCGGCCGAACTCGAGCAGGCGCTGGCCTCGCTCGGTCCGATCCCGGCGGCAAGCGACCTGCGCGGCACGGAATCCGGCCTCGTCATGCTGCGCGGCCGGATGGGCGGCGATGGCCGTCCCTTCAATCTCGGCGAGGCGACGGTCACGCGGGCCGCCGTGCGGCTTGAGGATGGCCGCACCGGCTTCGCCTACCAGCTCGGCCGCGACGCCGCCAAGGCGCGCACCGCCGCCATCCTGGACGCGCTCTGGCAGGGCCCCGAGCGCGCCGCCGTCGAGGCAGCGCTGTCGCCGATCCGCGAGCGCATCGCCGACGAGGCCGCCGCCAAGGCGCGCCGCGTCGCCGCGACCCGCGTCAATTTCTTCACCATGGTTCGCGGAGAGGATTGATGTCCGCCCCCGTCATCACCGCCGGCTTCGCCGATCCCGTCATCGAGGCGCAGGCGCATTTCCACGCCCTGATGGACGCGCTGGCGCGCCCGGGATCGATCCAGCCGTTCCCGGCCGCCGTCGACGCGCCGGCGCCGCTGACCCCGGAGCTCGCGGCAACAGCGCTGACGCTTGTCGATCACGAGACGACGCTCTGGCTCGATGGTCCGCTGGCCGCGTCGAAGTCGGTTGTCGACTATCTCCGCTTCCACACCGGCGCCCGCATCGTCGCCGAGCCGTCCGAGGCCGCCTTCGCGCTGGTCACGGACGTCGCCGCCATGCCGCGCCTCGCCGACTTCGCGCAAGGCTCGGACGAATATCCCGACCGCTCGACGACGATCGTCGTCGCAGCCGACGGGATCGTGCCCGAGGGCGCGCTGGAACTCGCCGGCCCCGGCATTCGCGACCGCGCCCGCATCGGGCTTGCGCCGGTGCCGGCCGATTTCATCGCCCAGCTCGCCGCCAACCGGGCGCAGTTCCCGCGCGGCGTCGATCTCGTCTTCACTTCACGCCGCCAGGTCGCCGCGCTGCCGCGCACGACCCTCGTTTCGGAGGTCTGATCATGTATGTCGCCGTCAAGGGTGGCGAGCAGGCGATCGACAACGCGCATACGCTGCTGGCGCACGAGCGTCGCGGCCCCGTCTCGATCCCCGACCTCTCGCCCGACCAGATCGAGAGCCAGCTGGCGCTCGCCGTCGACCGCGTCATGGCCGAGGGTTCGCTCTACGACCCGGCGCTGGCCGCGCTCGCCATCAAGCAGGCGCGCGGCGACCTGATCGAGGCGATCTTCCTCGTCCGCGCCTTCCGCACCACGCTGCCGCGCTTCGGCCATGCCGAGCCGGTCGAGACCGGCGCGATGGCGATCGAGCGCCGCATCTCCGCGACCTTCAAGGACCTGCCCGGCGGACAGGTGCTCGGCCCGACCTTCGACTATACCCACCGCCTGATCGATTTCCTGCTCGCCGCC
Coding sequences within:
- the phnH gene encoding phosphonate C-P lyase system protein PhnH, which encodes MSAPVITAGFADPVIEAQAHFHALMDALARPGSIQPFPAAVDAPAPLTPELAATALTLVDHETTLWLDGPLAASKSVVDYLRFHTGARIVAEPSEAAFALVTDVAAMPRLADFAQGSDEYPDRSTTIVVAADGIVPEGALELAGPGIRDRARIGLAPVPADFIAQLAANRAQFPRGVDLVFTSRRQVAALPRTTLVSEV
- the phnF gene encoding phosphonate metabolism transcriptional regulator PhnF: MTDTVRPSGDSSVTEVARGRGIAAWRQIADEIEADIRAGRLGPGMQLPTESQLAVRFAVNRHTVRRSLAELAARGLVRATQGRGTFVEDRPIPYPIGARTRFSENVSRAGREAGGKLLDAYPTSADRQVAAALGIDEGAPVVRMDTVRYADGTPISLGSAYFPLPRFSGLIEAYRSFDTLTAALEACGVADYRRHETRISARPAGAEEATRLDLAPGRLLLTVDSINVDIEGQPIQFTRAAFSADRTELVIGS
- the phnG gene encoding phosphonate C-P lyase system protein PhnG, with protein sequence MATLTGASPAELEQALASLGPIPAASDLRGTESGLVMLRGRMGGDGRPFNLGEATVTRAAVRLEDGRTGFAYQLGRDAAKARTAAILDALWQGPERAAVEAALSPIRERIADEAAAKARRVAATRVNFFTMVRGED